The Alnus glutinosa chromosome 3, dhAlnGlut1.1, whole genome shotgun sequence nucleotide sequence CTTGATTTGTAACAccccaaaatttttatttatttatttatttaactttaGTGTGTTTTAATTAACCTTGGGACTGCTAAAGTCTGGTTAAGTATTGGATTTTTGGATTTAAGGAAATTAGGACTTACTGAACAATCGATTGATGCAACCCTAGTCACGAACATTCGATTTAGGTCTCGAATGACCGATGGATGGCTGTAGCAACTTGATTTTTTACGGTCCTACCATTTTGAGTGTCCATAAGTTTGTTTTAAACGTTGCTTATCGACCCTTTAGCCTCATTTCGATATTTCTCAGTGGCTGAAACCTTTAAAGAGAGAgaatggaggaggaggagagggaAAGTGGATCTTGAGGGTTTGCACTCAAGTGGAGGTAATCATCTCGTTTAATTTGTTCTAGTTATTAGACCTGCACAACCACGTTTTCTTATGACAACCTAAGATAGCAGTTCCCTCATTCCATATTTGTATTTTCCTTGTATCTCTTACATGTTAGTTGTTGCTTTTGTATTTCTTGTCTTAGACTTCTTGTAATCTCCCTACACACTGCATAGAGCTATGTCCTCCTTTGTCTATAAATATATGATACATTTTGGGTTATCAACCAAAACAGACTTCCCGATTCTTACTGATAGAAAAGGGGATTATTTTTTGTGGGGTGAAGGGGAGAGGGTAGAGCATAAGGGTGGAAAAATATGTTGAGAAGTTACTATGCAGAGGGGACGAAAGCTGATCGATCAGTATTATAATATGTAATTTGGGTCCAAAATTTCAGTTTGGGAATAAGATGTTTGattgattattaatttattattcacGACTTTTTATCTCTAGTTGGTTGGTTTTCTCCAACAAAAAGCCTAAACTCATTAGGAATAAGCTTTCCTCTAATACCCGTTTTGAGGGTTCTAattcacatgtatttttaacctTATGACCAATTTAAAATGCATGAGGTActacaaaattatttataaatcgATGCATTATAACCAAAAATTGGCCAGAGCAGTCAAATttttcagacaaaaaaaaaaaaaaaaaaaatgcagccAAATTATTAACATTCGAATGGATAATTTAAGCTTCAAAACATGAGATTATATTAAcagaaataaaatattacaagaGGGGGGGTCAATATATACATCAAATTCCAGAAATGAGTCTGGGAAAGGAGAAGCCTACATTATCCCAGAAACAAGCTATACACAATGTTGTTTGCCCGTAAAGGTAGCACAGGAAATATAATCcgaaattttgagaaaataagaataatttaaaCTAGGATGAAGAATAAGCAACATACAAGTGGACCTCCCATCGCCTATCTATATTCTATATATGTTATGGACATTCTGCATGAAGAAGAGATTGAAACAACCCTCGAGggaataaaaataagagtacAAATGTAGTTAAAGCTATCATGGACCGTCGTCACAATGCAAGTTATTCCTGTCTTCTTTCTACATCATGAACCAAATTCAATGACTCCTCAAAAGCTTGCAATGCCTGCCTGCCTTCTACATCATGAACCCTATTCAATGATTCCTCAAAAGCTTGCAATGCCACCTTGTAATGATCTAGAGAGATCACCCCCTCGTCCACAACTTGCAAGGCACTCCTGTATAATTGATTAAACCATTGCACACGGTCAGTAGCATTGCCAGAGCCAAGATCTGGAATATATAACCGCTTGTAATCCTTTTTCCATCGTGACAGAATGTATTTAGGAGGGACCTCCTCCACCCCATTGAAATTAAGCACGCACAACGCATGCCGGCACAGGTACCCATAAAAGCCAAAGCAACTACAAATACAACGAACCTCGCCTGCTGTTCTGTTGTACAGAACTTCATAATCCCTGATCTCCCTCCTGTTTCCCTCACCCAAAACACGCTCCTTGACCAAGAATATTATGATTGGCCCATCAACGTGTAACTGTGTTGTGCTAAAACAAGAATACATCTCTTCCACTTCATATTGGAACTTCTTGAATATTTCTCTTGTGTACACTTTTGAGAGCTGCAACTCAAAAGAACATCGTGTTTTCAGTGTGGGGCTTGAGCTTCTTGACTCAATATCTGCAAGGACTTCTTCTTTGTGCTTCTTATGAAGAGCTAATTCATACTTATCGAGAAATTCTTTCAAAGGAGTCTGTTTATGCACGTATCTATCGAAAAAGGGATTCAGGGTCTCACCTGGACGTGCAGCAGACATTCCGGCAAAAAATGTGTCTTTCAGATAAATGGGTGCCCACCTAACTCGATCTTCATACAAAGATCGAAGCCACTCATGATCACCAACTCCAAAACGCTGGATCATAAATCCCCATGCAGCTTCAAATTCGATAACCTTCAAAGTTTCATAAACTGCTTTAACCATTGATTTCCTGATTGCATCATAGTTACGTAATCCTCCAAGTTTTTCTGGAACTCTTTTCATAATGTGTGACAAACCAAAACAATGATGAGATCTTGGAAACACCTCTGCAACTGTGCTCTGCAGAACCTTGCACCTATCGGTAATGATAGTTTGTGGAGGGCGTCCTGACATACATGTAAGCCAAGCTTTGAACAACCAAATATAAGATTCTGTCATCTCCCCTGCAAGCAGGCCACAACCGAGCAACACCGATTGGCCATGGTGATTAATTCCAACAAATGCCACAAGAGGAATCTCATATTTGTTTGACAAATATGTATtgtcaaaataaataacatCACCAAAATAACCACATGCAGCCCTAGACCTACCATCAACCCAGAACACATTCCTCAAACACCCTTCACCATTGAGATCCATCAAGTAAAAGAAGTTTGGATTAGCCAATTGCATACGGCAGAGATAGTTATAAATGGCTTGTGTGTCACCCTTTTTCAGATTAAGCTGACTGGGATGATCAGTAAAATTCCCTACTTCTCTTGCATTAGCATTTGAGCCCCCATTCCCCCCTGCATCAATCACAAGTGCTCGGTACAACTTGATTGTTCGTACTTCTGCATCGCAATTCGACTCTGACTTCCTTTTAATTCCACCACCCATCTTCTTAATTGATTTGTAGATCTTAGTCCCTAACAAATGGTTGTGTTCAAGTGAAACTTCGAGTACCCTCCACCTTTTGGAGTCAACTAACCTCATTCTTATCATTGCAGGGCAACCAGTTCTTGTTTCCTTCCTTAATCGATTTACATCTTTGATTCTTTTGAAACCCTGACTGCTGCAACAAAGTACAGCACCATACTTCTCTCTGCTATTACGCTTGAACCATGAATTCTTCACTCTAACACGAAACCCCACTTCCTTGGCATAGCAATTATAATAATTGTAAGCATCATCATATGACTCGAACTCCATTCCAACAGCAGGTGCAACGAATTCCTTCCTTCCTTCAGAGAGGCCATTTTGATAATCTAATTCTGTCATTacaccatcttcttctttttgaatctCATTGCATTCACCATCAAGCATATCCTTATTGCTAAGGGAGGCTTCTTCCATCTGCAATACaatatcaaattgcaactataagtGAAGTATTATCTGAAAAGTAAACTAAGCATACAACAGAGATAATAGGCCATCTATGAATTAAGGGAAAGAATCATAACATACATAATTCTGTAATATGTTAAGAACCTTATcagtttttaataatatatcaGGCTATTAACCCCAGAATATCAATATAGAGATTATAATCATCAACCTAATGCCTTAATTTGTAAGGTGAATCATGGCATACATAAATTGGTATCGTTTGGGTCACATTAAACTTGGTTTTGGGCAATGTGCTTTTATGCGCAATGActaatgcataaaataaaatagcagaAGACCAAAAAACAATCAGAAATAGCAGGGAATTAAACACtaaagtctatatatatatatatatcagaaagGAGGGGCATGCACGACATTTGGGCTTTCTGATAATTAGAAATTCCCTAAGGACCTCGCACCTAGAGCATAAGAAACTTAGAACTAGTGGCTCAAATGGACACTAGGAAGttcaaaaagttttcaaaatggGTTTTTGGGATAAGGTAAAGCTGGAAAACTGGTCaaaattcaaacacatggttatTTTGGGCAAATAAAAGTGAGAAACACTCTAAACAAAACTTCCAGGGAGAATGTAAAAGTTGAGTCAGTTATAGAACAACAATTACAGTACCTATCATCATTAGGGCACCCACCATCTTCAGGGTGGTCTAAACTCCACATTGGTGGTTCTGTTATGGAGAAGCATGAGACAAGCGATGCTTGAGGATTGACAATGGATGAAATGGGCTCGTGGGTTTATGCGTAATATAGGTCTTGGGTCTAATATGGCGGCCGAAATACGGACCCTACATGATGGACTTCCATTAGCTGCTGATATCAGCATAAATTATTTAGAAGCTATGAAGCACCCTGCTTCGGAGGTGGCATGGCATGCTGAGTACTTGGAGCACTGAGATGTACCCGACACTTCCAAAAAGTGTCCTATACACCATgaataaaattttgtattaaggAGACAGCTGGAAACACATAGGATACAGGTGGTACATGACTGGACACGCATAGCATACTGGTGAACACAGCTAGCCACACATAATATCATTTTTGCATTTTGATTATGGTTTGTACATGCAAGGAAGATGTAGTGAGCATGCAAATAAGTGAAAGGGGAAAATGTAGTACAAGTGAGAATGTAAAATGCTAAACTTTGTAAGGGATGTTAAACTTGTTATGCCAGAATATTTGTTATCCTTTCCACATACCCTTTTGAAATTCTGAGGTACATAGTTACacatcaaaatattgaaagtaaTATATGTACGTTTCATTTATATACATATCCCTAGTATGCTGCActatagtttttttaaatttgccATATTAGTATATCAGTATTGTGTGATACCAGTGTCATGTGTCAACAGTTCACACTTTGTTATGGCGGATGCTTTTGTGCTACCAACTCCTGAAACCTGCAGACACCTCTTTACACCATATGGTAGCATACTTATCAAGAGAGCAACCAGGCTACAGATCTATCAGAAAATCACGGCTACATACTCCTTTCTGCTATTGGCTAACCATCCAGATTGTTTACTTGCCTTTCTCAATATGGACTATAGGGTAATGCTCCCCAAGACTTAACACATATGAACTCTTAGTAATTGATATTAGTAGCCTTTGAATGAGGGGGGGGATGGATGCACATAGGCTAAACATTAAAGTATACTATAATGATAAAGTGTCACCCCTGTTTTTATTCCTTTAAACCTCCTCTCATGTAGAATTCTACAAAATCCCTCATTTTATTAATCTTAGTGCTCCTCTTTCTGTTAATAAGATCATAAATCCTGGAAAAATAaccaagaaataaaaaatgaaaagaacaaaGTTATGCATTCTATGTGAGAAAAATCACCATAGGCACACAACACAGACACAATTTGTCAATCTTGGTGCCTCAATTGTCTGAGATTAAAGTAAAAAACTCATTACGAGAGGGCTTGGACAAGATTTTCCCTTGCAGAAATGGGTAAACTTGAGTTTTGAACTTCAGATCTGCAGTTCAAAAGATGACCAAAACAAATAATAGTAGCTCTATATCATCACTGACACTACACTTTTTCTCATTGTTTCAGAGGAAATCTCATAATAGCCCATTTGATGCCGAAATCCATAAATATCTGCAATGGTCAAGGCagcatttttttgataagttggtCAAGGCAGCATTTTTAAATCCCATCTACCTTTTCTAATTATTCTACAATTTCTTGCCAATGAACTCAGCTTAAATGGCACTTCCAATTTGCCAATCTacatatgtatgtgtgtgtgtacagTTTCTTACATCACACAATGCAATAACGTAAACTTTTTTATGGGTCCATGCACTAGCTTAAACTCAAAAGCCACCAATGCTGACATACTTTATTTCCACCCACAACCCCCTCCCCACCCACCCACGGGTGACCTCAATCCCCCCAACCCCTTCTTTCTTCGGATTCTGAGTCGAAGCACTGTTATACATCCAGGAATTTCCCCATAGAGATTCAAACGGTGATGCAACTATTCACCTTCCccttcatccaaaaaaaaagaaactgtgATGCCAACATTCATGACAACTTATCTTTCTCTAATACTATTATCATTGAAAATGTcatctatatatacataaatatatatctaaaatacttaaaatgaTTTTGCATAGAACACGATTCTAAATTGAGATAAGAATTAGCCTCTATGtacaaatgaaaaatcaaacaatcaAGACCTTCTTATAACAATATCCGaggttaaaaaaatttcaagcccaactttatttttttgttcatattACATTAACCTGCGTTTggaagcagaaaaaaaaaaagcgagaaaataaaagaaaagtataaTATTGAAAGCTTAAACCAAGAGACTCaagttttcatttaatttccttttcctttcctccCCTTTCTAGGGAACCAAACGCAAAAAACATATTGGACAGAACAGTTCAAAATACATCAAGAGAAACAAAGATTAATCATAAGAAGGCCaaagagcaaaaagaaaaagaaaaagattaaaagaagaaaaatgaaaattaggGAAAAGCATATTTTGGAAGTGCTTACAGTGTTAGAGTTGAGAGTTGGATCCGCCGACCCGAGAATTCGCAGAGTCGCCGGTCGGACTCTATCAGAGTCTCAAGTTTCTCTGCttctgtttttcaatttttactgGGTGGAGGCTTCGTATTTTCGTTTTCCGTTTTTACCCCCACtcctaaaacacacaatttatttattaaaaatgacaaaaaagaaaaaaaagggctttTCGTTGGCTAGCCTGCGGCTGGTTGTTTACCGTTTGCTCCAACCAGCTTACAGTTTGCACCAATTGGGTTCATGACTaattgtcattaaaaaaaaacacccacaaaagagaaaaaaaagaaagaaaaaagaaagatggtGTATGTGTAAGAGATGTGTCTTGTGATTAATCACATCATTAACAAATATATGAACTATTATTTCGTAGATTTGtgatatgagtaatgttatgtaccacatttttattctacaattatTGCGTCCTAACCAattgttgaattttttcttttattttttaacgagCATTGATCCAAAGGTTAGTTAAAATTGGTACATTAATATTGTGAAATAGTTGTAGggtaaaaatgtagtttctagtaTTACTGGTGTGATAATGTTACCTTCTACATGTTAAGGAATTATACGGATACTAATATGATAATTTGTGTAAAGGGctaagaatttgagatgagaacatatattataaatttcttgTCCTacgtggcttttttttttttttttttattcaaatgagGAAAGGGTTACAAGGGAGGGTTTTTCCCATTCTTGAGAGAATGAGACCAAATGAGAATACTTCCAAACACAAAGTAGAAAGCGTCTCATCTAAGTAAAAAATTTGCACGAAAATTTGCTTGTTGGCTTGTAAGTAACTTTAGGGGAACTAAATTTACTTCCTTCAATTTACTATTTTTGTTGCAATATTATAatctttttatttgattaatgtATACTATTGATCTACTATTGGGCTAAATGTAACCTTTTTTAccctcaaaatgacaaaaatatacataaaaatctagaaaagaaaaaagaaaagaaaagaaaaaggtaaggCATGGCCATGGGTcagtttttccttctttctcttttttttttttttttttttttaaaaaaaaaaatctttttatgcatagtatttttgtcattttggagATAGAAATGAGACATTGCAACCccaatgaaaaattaataaggtacattaaccaaattgaaagatTATAATGGACATTTCAAATTGTATGGTAGATTGAGGGGGGTTAAATGTAGTTTCCCATAACTTTGGATATGTCATGATTAGCGGCAAAGCCACGATTTTGGTTAAGGAGAGGcaatattaaaagaaagagctaaaacaaaattgattgtaaaa carries:
- the LOC133863297 gene encoding uncharacterized protein LOC133863297, producing the protein MEEASLSNKDMLDGECNEIQKEEDGVMTELDYQNGLSEGRKEFVAPAVGMEFESYDDAYNYYNCYAKEVGFRVRVKNSWFKRNSREKYGAVLCCSSQGFKRIKDVNRLRKETRTGCPAMIRMRLVDSKRWRVLEVSLEHNHLLGTKIYKSIKKMGGGIKRKSESNCDAEVRTIKLYRALVIDAGGNGGSNANAREVGNFTDHPSQLNLKKGDTQAIYNYLCRMQLANPNFFYLMDLNGEGCLRNVFWVDGRSRAACGYFGDVIYFDNTYLSNKYEIPLVAFVGINHHGQSVLLGCGLLAGEMTESYIWLFKAWLTCMSGRPPQTIITDRCKVLQSTVAEVFPRSHHCFGLSHIMKRVPEKLGGLRNYDAIRKSMVKAVYETLKVIEFEAAWGFMIQRFGVGDHEWLRSLYEDRVRWAPIYLKDTFFAGMSAARPGETLNPFFDRYVHKQTPLKEFLDKYELALHKKHKEEVLADIESRSSSPTLKTRCSFELQLSKVYTREIFKKFQYEVEEMYSCFSTTQLHVDGPIIIFLVKERVLGEGNRREIRDYEVLYNRTAGEVRCICSCFGFYGYLCRHALCVLNFNGVEEVPPKYILSRWKKDYKRLYIPDLGSGNATDRVQWFNQLYRSALQVVDEGVISLDHYKVALQAFEESLNRVHDVEGRQALQAFEESLNLVHDVERVKSNMDEVSLNSEPVGDDDADEFEIEGDWTMMEYVGQNGIIQGENPLPPAVGMEFESYEDVYYFYNCYAKEQGFGVRVSNTWYRKSKERYRGKLSCSSAGFKKKSEANRPRPETRTGCPAMIKFRLMDSKRWRIIEVEVEHNHLISSKSGKFYKSHKHLGLGTKRTLQLDGTEEVQKVRLFRTVVIDAEDNGTVDVDEREFGNNVDYCNQLKLKEGDAQAFLKYFCCSQLMDPNFFYVVDLNEKGCLRNLFWTDGRARVAYGYFGDVVTIDTTCLTNKYEVPLVSFVGVNHHGQSVLLGCGLLAGETTESYTWLFRAWLTGMLGRPPQAIITDQCTALQTAVADVFPRASHCLCLSNIMQKVPEKLGGFFEYEAIKAALSRAVYYSLRSEEFEAAWEDMMQHHGLREHKWLQALYEDRKRCIPVYLKEIFLAGMFPTQPSDVVSSFFEGYLDKQTHLREFLDKYDQALQTKCQLEALADLDSRNSSYMLKSRSYFELQLSKLYTNDILRMFVREVEGMYSCFSTRQLNGDGPIFTYIVKEQVEVEGNRRETRDYEVVYNAPEMEILCVCGLFNFKGYLCRHALSLLNQNGMEEIPPQYILSRWRKDITRSYVVDHSSNGIDANNPVHRYDHLYKCVVQVVEEGRKSQDRYKFAVQALDEILNKLHLVEDQPV